One segment of Cryptococcus neoformans var. grubii H99 chromosome 2, complete sequence DNA contains the following:
- a CDS encoding dolichol-phosphate mannosyltransferase — protein MSASYAINMPSVAAQTAPSPTDKYSVILPTYNERKNLPVIVWLLAKTFESAGINWEIVIVDDASPDGTQEIAKQLAGIYGEDKIILKPRAGKLGLGTAYVHGLNYCTGNFVIIMDADFSHHPKFIPEFIKLQKLLNLDVVTGTRYSSHPSPKPTASSPSIGLGPGGVYGWDLKRKLVSRGANYLADTVLTPGVSDLTGSFRLYRLHVIKDIISRCTSKGYVFQMEIIVRARALGYTVGEVPITFVDRIYGESKLSGNEIVGYAKGVASLWWSV, from the exons ATGTCCGCATCCTACGCCATAAACATGCCCTCAGTCGCAGCGCAAACCGCCCCATCTC CTACCGACAAATACTCTGTCATTTTACCTACATATAACGAGAGAAAGAACCTTCCTGTAATTGTTTGGCTTCTGGCTAAAACGTTTGAATCTGC CGGAATCAACTGGGAAATTGTCATTGTCGACGATGCCAGTCCGGATGGAACCCAAGAAATTGCCAAGCAGCTTGCTGGAATCTACGGAGAGGACAAGATT ATTTTGAAACCCCGCGCGGGTAAGCTTGGTCTCGG GACGGCTTACGTCCATGGGTTGAATTATTGCACCGGCAACTTTGTCATTATCATGGATGCCGATTTCTCACATCAT CCCAAATTCATCCCCGAATTCATCAA GCTTCAAAAACTCCTCAACCTCGATGTTGTCACTGGAACTCGATAttcctctcatccttctcctaaACCTACTgcctcatctccttctatCGGACTTGGTCCTGGTGGAGTCTATGGATGGGACCTCAAGCGTAAACTCGTGTCCCGCGGAGCCAACTACCTCGCAGATACCGTCCTCACTCCCGGCGTTAGTGATTTGACTGGCAGTTTCCGTCTGTATCGCCTGCACGTCATCAAAGACATCATCTCTAGATGTACCAGCAAGGGTTACGTCTTCCAGATGGAGATTATCGTTCGAGCGCGGGCTTTGGGTTACACTGTGGGGGAGGTTCCCATCACCTTTGTGGACAGAATTTATGGGGAGAGTAAGCTGAGCGGGAATGAGATTGTCGGATACGCCAAGGGTGTTGCAAGTCTATGGTGGAGTGTgtaa
- a CDS encoding calcium channel protein produces the protein MPAREVYLKRPATRRQLEGICTRYDGQQRITQLDCEEGCSKRTQPPQRLNPRYKSPDLIHISFIIVLLCILSMTSSVVAQTTTGSSSSKAAATPILPRQTLPTTISLPPLNISHPVLQLALPPTSSLYLTFSICSLTSNATILPTVLISTSSPASFNLGSKPIRDASTGGIPTSSGGKGYNYKSGRNGATWGLKWSSGFGNWTLNGTSETQVHLLLGLGLGNDGSTLNTTGVGNGNVVVQMGASTSGPLHALSAVYPLLGDTTSTSALIFSPLLYSSPQPEPSYPNYTLPGAQLAFPDFSYSEPLNSSLSSNLTLIVVPTNASPTSTDLGNSICAINAASANSSVSGANNTILKSFQPEWMTVGDEQGFRSYWVLGDLAEQGNYTAWVSDDKGVLSQPAWFATKPAGFPCQLVMPNDVCPNLGYSAPLDANSTAVTSPSGATISPTSPIQTLPDDLLELIVQNLEAFSTSLLSHACGRDLFSHVSSCLDCYSAYRDWLCRIVVPQCGAANSTSGATVIETATSTSTSSGTFPTPSTVLRTPSSPRNPSLPIPAYSYYELLPCMSTCNRADRSCPVSMGIRCPKRKVNAAKSYAFVGDDHSYGDGSAAQGVAAQDRWGNRWCNG, from the exons ATGCCAGCCAGAGAGGTGTATCTCAAAAGGCCAGCTACCAGACGCCAACTGGAAGGAATCTGCACAAGATATGATGGTCAGCAGCGAATTACGCAGCTAGACTGCGAAGAGGGCTGCAGCAAGAGAACACAGCCACCGCAGCGCTTAAATCCAAGATATAAGTCCCCAGACTTGATCCATATCTCCTTTATAATCGTGCTGCTTTGTATACTGTCCATGACATCGTCGGTGGTTGCACAGACAACAACTGgatcgtcatcttcaaaagcGGCTGCAACACCTATTTTACCACGCCAGACGCTTCCCAcaaccatctctctcccaccaCTCAACATCTCTCATCCTGTTCTCCAGCTGGCACTCCCACCGACATCGTCCCTCTACTTGACGTTTTCAATATGCTCACTAACATCCAATGCGACGATTCTCCCAACTGTTTTGATTTCTACTTCCTCACCGGCCTCATTCAATCTCGGTTCAAAACCGATCAGAGACGCTTCTACAGGCGGTATACCCACCTCTTCCGGGGGTAAGGGGTATAATTATAAAAGTGGGAGGAATGGAGCTACATGGGGGTTGAAATGGAGTAGCGGATTTGGGAACTGGACTCTGAATGGGACAAGTGAAACCCAAGTTCATCTTTTGCTGGGGCTAGGCTTGGGAAATGATGGGTCGACATTGAATACGACCGGTGTGGGAAATGGCAATGTCGTAGTGCAGATGGGGGCTTCAACCAGCG GCCCGTTGCATGCGTTATCGGCGGTATATCCTCTACTTGGGGATACGACATCTACTTCGGCTTTAATATTTTCCCCGCTTCTCTACTCCTCCCCCCAGCCTGAACCATCCTACCCGAATTATACACTTCCAGGTGCCCAGCTGGCCTTTCCAGACTTTTCATACTCTGAGCCACTGAACTCTAGTCTGTCGAGCAACTTGACTCTCATCGTGGTACCCACCAATGCTTCTCCTACTTCCACTGATTTGGGCAACTCTATATGCGCCATAAATGCTGCTTCTGCGAACAGCAGTGTCTCGGGCGCGAATAATACTATTCTAAAAAGCTTTCAGCCGGAATGGATGACTGTTGGTGACGAGCAAGGATTTAGAAGCTACTGGGTATTGGGCGATTTGGCCGAGCAAGGGAATTATACAGCTTGGGTGAGCGATGATAAGGGCGTGTTGAGTCAGCCTGCTTGGTTTGCGACTAAACCAG CCGGCTTTCCGTGTCAGTTGGTCATGCCGAATGATGTATGCCCTAATCTGGGCTACTCTGCGCCTCTTGATGCAAATTCTACGGCCGTCACTTCTCCGTCAGGAGCGACAATCTCGCCAACATCACCTATCCAGACACTCCCTGACGACCTTTTAGAATTGATCGTCCAAAACCTCGAGGCATTTTCCACCAGTTTATTATCTCACGCATGTGGAAGGGACCTGTTTTCACATGTGTCATCATGCCTGGACTGTTATTCTGCTTACAGAGACTGGTTGTGCCGGATAGTGGTCCCGCAATGTGGTGCCGCGAACAGTACCTCGGGTGCTACAGTCATCGAGACTGCCACGAGCACAAGTACAAGCAGTGGCACTTTTCCCACACCATCGACTGTTCTTCGTacgccttcttcgcctcgTAATCCGTCACTTCCTATCCCGGCATACTCGTATTATGAACTACTCCCCTGCATGTCGACCTGTAACAGGGCGGATCGCTCATGCCCGGTATCAATGGGCATCAGGTGCCCGAAACGCAAGGTGAACGCCGCAAAGAGCTATGCGTTTGTGGGAGACGATCATAGTTATGGTGACGGGAGCGCAGCGCAAGGGGTCGCAGCACAAGATCGTTGGGGAAATAGATGGTGTAATGGATAG
- a CDS encoding large subunit ribosomal protein L19, translated as MSSKAKVGSWLEHNDKSQAEAYESASGNDDLDDGRINGKKPIDVDGEEEDDAEVVGELTGKREDDINWEELGQSMRLSLSDPSKKRRRAFISRYLYVSEQSPPPAQVPMVLTTLLSCLSLSGDIDHSDDIVSILQELVLRDEKMEEGRMKLGDKLVKWSSMEVEKMANPAKTITPLNLFPFLVLVVSLISALSSTRSSADQFISSSQGQDLFLSLALILDAMRSGERELSSEGRVRRLRKKSGIRVWRLLREQRSSLPVILHSLVTRTCSAPARLSVLISHVVGVALRLKALPKGNEGPSGREIVEQEKDAILNYYSTNILGTKLAIARHSSTVFQEFVSEFVSYQVLSEKLIPQAEKMLLRSPEVALELLADLLTFCTHDISPLLPAKLLNPTLSASKSSNADTRNKSRILFRAIIGRCSDTTVQGKIANEIIALPKGGKTASPEHRTVLFSMLTDLPVSDTVSPPVVDTLPTLIAKEGNEPAFQALCSAVGHHLFHTFSSTQPMAASASQALVKELASTKIPTRRALSNAVGQAIWEVGTKGQQFSMEGEKLISAIAPALENNLKAASACPPANPAGFLEGYVALALALGPLRGMPSAEKLTFSPTMEGILATSPKPSFVLNDKVYQRLPSSEDNLWLLRSLQGIVGGSSSKINTDGVRISVGLAFIHLVFESKSSHVRREALEVLSKLTKAQPHATSRIVRLALQSWLQAQDERRAAAKPSSEEEETVTSKSRDIGRLLSSIFVADVDTPKDILENLAVDFIVLAHHPEISPEAQTSWVGLVQALGLDPATVARDAKERILIELWEAAGTPPSDMRLAEAAYHAATTLAFICPSVYVDALVHQLKEDLNPASLTFIGLEERGIWATPEGQAFVDVLAQKKDGVPENKNRKDYATEKWEQEVRESLAKKRAITAGVKLSKQDQALVNAQLAKEAAIRQQIRHVQGALNRGIELVSALTKAGNVEVERSVGGMAAALLSSVFAAGSFLVHDRAFHVFSQLGNLASERLAETRRLLMATILRFSESPFVPSDYLDEPLGEVTTRIMHQIHFIAAQSPLDSTTYSLTSLLLSVVVESGGVGVEGQSDEALEQLTLVVAIIAACVGEFENGAYPRLETIRALLHILTTYTKLSKDAASALADLGAAIKDVATQDEIREMIAGTLSKESYVRNAALQALTPVDITDFDYLEELWIAMHDDDEQNANLASHIWEDNGLDLPENYLSSLLVYLCHDSAAVRLGTAKALAESADQYPQQVKPTINGLEELYVEKAKLLVPEYDQFGMIIPETVNRPDPWESRVAIAAALEKMAPLLSVDMIAPIFDFLIKQETLGDRHSAVRSGMLNAAIKIVDLHGRLTVTSLMKMFEDHLAENLPASETSDYIKEAVVILFGRLARHLDSTDPRIPKVVDRLVEALNTPSELVQSAVADCLPPLVRDMAEECEYLVDRLFSTLTTGAKYAARRGAAYGLAGVVKGRGLQSLKEYELMDKLKDAAEDKDKNAYQSRQGALFAYETLSGTLGKVFEPYIIEIIPQLLALFGDANTDVREATQDCAQIIMSRVSGHCVKLMLPTLLDALEEKQWRTKKGAIELLGAMAFCAPRQLSLSLPTIIPHLTGVINDSHAQVKSAANTSLKRFGEVLNNPEIKAIQSTLMKALADPTAKTNTALSSLLKTTFEHYLDAPSLALVMPIIDRGLRQRSSETKRKSAQIVGNMASLTETRDLVPYLDQLMPLVHDVLIDPVPEARATAAKSLGTLVERLGETNFPNLVNELLQTLRSDTSGVDRQGAAQGLSEVLSGLGMERLEGLMPDIITSTASPRPYVREGFISLLVYLPATFGHRFAPHLSRIIPPVLNGLADDSEYVREASMRAGKMIIANYSGKAVDLLLPELEKGMLDPSWRIRQSSISLTGELLYKITGISGKVELEEEDAPTQSADHARRALLEALGVERRDRVLATLYIVRQDAVGVVRQASIHIWKALVQNTPRTTRDILGILMQILMSLLGSSHVEQQETASRTIGELCRKNGERIFGSIIPILQEAISSPDAKTKEGACLAFADVMASTNKDIISEHEDAIISSIRAALVDSEPSVRAAAAKTFDSAQHYMGTKAIDQTIPTLLEAMRHPGESSETALQALQEVMSVRANSVFPVLIPTLIAQPITAFNARALGQLVKVAGSALNRRLDTVLNALVLSLEKETSEEILEELKAAVESLLKSVEDSEGIHLLEMLLLGWARDVNPTRRTTACKIFGTFCQVNDSDTTEYRIDWIRVLISLMDDDVEEIVTSAWEALDHFVKTIDKSELEDLVVPLRRAIESAGAPGRPVPGFSRPKGVQSIVPILLGGVLSGTQEQKEQAALGIGELVQRTTEAAIKPYIIQLAGPLIRVISGQAIAPQIKTAILTTLTVLLEEVPQLVKPFHPQLTRTFVKSAQDPAALSVRNKAASGLGELMKHQPRVDPLITELIGGVRSGDSDIAPSMANALAAVCSSAGKNIGAAAKASIVELVEEAFEEKRNENYNLAISRVVAGLAQTDPQCIKEIIDSFVAPALPPTPLVSVMILTVLEESPDVFYDLDCVEDIVRRVMSSISADSSAAARPAREARELMRKGRYGDDEKVQTLLR; from the exons ATGTCGTCAAAAGCCAAAGTAGGCTCGTGGCTTGAGCACAACGACAAGTCTCAAGCGGAAGCCTACGAATCAGCCTCAGGAAATGACGAtcttgatgatggaagaattAATGGGAAAAAACCCATAGAtgtggatggggaagaagaggatgacgcAGAAGTAGTAGGAGAACTGacagggaaaagggaagatgataTCAATTGGGAGGAGCTTGGACAGTCCATGAGGCTTTCGTTGTCAGATCCAAgtaaaaagagaaggagagcaTTCATTTCTCGATACCTTTACGTTTCAGAACAAT CACCTCCACCGGCTCAAGTACCAATGGTGTTGACCACGCTGCTCTCAtgtctttccctttcgGGGGACATCGACCACAGCGATGATATTGTATCAATCCTCCAAGAGCTTGTGCTTAGggatgagaagatggaggagggcaGGATGAAACTTGGAGACAAGCTTGTGAAGTGGTCGAGCATGGAAGTGGAAAAGATGGCGAACCCAGCGAAGAC CATCACACCCCTTAATCTGTTCCCATTCCTTGTCTTGGTTGTCTCTCTAATTTCCGCATTATCCTCTACACGGTCATCTGCTGATCAAttcatttcctcttcccaaggccaagatcttttcctctctctAGCCTTGATCCTGGATGCCATGCGTtcaggagagagagaactCTCATCAGAAGGCCGAGTGAGGAGACTTCGGAAGAAGTCTGGAATAAGAGTCTGGAGGCTGTTGCGAGAGCAAAGGTCGTCTTTGCCGGTGATATTGCATTCACTCGTGACAAGAACATGCTCTGCTCCTGCTCGACTATCTGTACTTATAAGTCATGTCGTTGGCGTGGCTTTGCGCCTCAAAGCCCTTCCTAAGGGTAACGAGGGACCATCTGGGCGGGAAATTGTTGAGCAGGAAAAGGACGCAATTTTAAACTACTATTCTACCAATATCCTTGGCACCAAATTAGCGATTGCCCGCCACTCATCGACAGTATTTCAGGAATTCGTGTCTGAATTTGTTTCTTATCAGGTTCTCTCCGAGAAACTTATTCCTCAGGCTGAAAAGATGCTGCTTCGATCGCCTGAAGTGGCTCTTGAGCTTTTGGCTGATCTTCTCACTTTCTGTACCCACGATATCTCTCCGCTTCTTCCCGCCAAACTTCTCAATCCCACACTTTCTGCCTCAAAATCATCCAATGCTGATACTCGAAACAAATCACGGATTCTTTTCCGAGCTATCATTGGAAGGTGCTCAGATACGACTGTGCAAGGTAAAATTGCCAATGAAATTATTGCTCTTCCGAAGGGCGGTAAAACGGCCAGTCCCGAACACCGAACTGTGCTTTTCAGTATGCTCACCGACCTGCCCGTATCCGACACAGTTTCCCCCCCCGTAGTCGATACTCTTCCAACCCTCATTGCCAAAGAGGGCAACGAACCTGCATTCCAAGCTCTCTGTTCTGCCGTCGGTCATCACCTTTTCCataccttttcttccacgCAACCCATGGCCGCTTCCGCTAGCCAAGCTCTTGTGAAAGAACTTGCTTCCACCAAGATCCCAACTCGTCGTGCCCTCTCAAATGCCGTTGGTCAGGCTATTTGGGAAGTTGGCACCAAGGGTCAGCAATTCTCGATGGAAGGTGAAAAGCTGATAAGCGCAATTGCCCCTGCCTTAGAGAATAATCTCAAGGCCGCTTCCGCTTGTCCTCCTGCCAATCCCGCAGGTTTTCTTGAAGGCTACGTCGCCCTCGCACTTGCTCTTGGTCCTCTCAGGGGTATGCCCTCTGCCGAGAAGCTAACTTTCAGCCCCACAATGGAGGGTATCCTTGCGACCTCACCAAAGCCGTCTTTTGTGCTTAACGACAAAGTGTACCAACGACTACCCTCTTCAGAAGATAACCTTTGGCTGTTGAGGTCCCTTCAAGGTATCGTAGGTGGTTCAAGTAGCAAGATCAACACAGATGGTGTCAGGATCTCTGTAGGACTGGCTTTCATCCATTTGGTCTTCGAAAGCAAGTCTAGCCATGTCAGGCGTGAAGCTCTTGAAGTTCTGTCCAAGCTTACAAAGGCTCAGCCTCATGCGACTAGCCGAATAGTCCGACTCGCTCTTCAGTCATGGCTTCAGGCTCAAGACGAGCGCCGCGCCGCAGCCAAACCTTCTtctgaggaggaagagaccGTGACCAGCAAGTCTCGAGACATTGGCCGTCTTCTGTCATCCATATTTGTCGCCGATGTTGATACCCCCAAGGACATTCTCGAGAATCTTGCTGTGGACTTTATCGTGCTCGCCCATCATCCTGAAATTAGTCCCGAAGCACAAACGAGCTGGGTCGGGTTGGTACAAGCTCTGGGCCTTGATCCCGCTACAGTGGCGCGAGATGCAAAGGAGAGAATCTTGATTGAATTGTGGGAAGCCGCCGGTACACCCCCCTCG GATATGAGACTCGCAGAGGCTGCTTATCATGCGGCGACAACCCTCGCGTTCATTTGTCCTTCGGTGTATGTTGATGCCTTAGTGCATCAACTTAAGGAGGACCTTAACCCCGCGTCTTTGACGTTCATCGGgctggaagaaagaggtaTCTGGGCTACTCCCGAAGGTCAGGCTTTTGTTGATG TCTTGGCCCAAAAGAAGGACGGTGTGCCTGAAAATAAAAACCGTAAGGATTACGCCACCGAAAAGTGGGAACAAGAAGTTCGCGAATCTCTCGCCAAAAAACGCGCTATCACCGCTGGCGTCAAACTTTCGAAGCAGGACCAAGCACTTGTCAATGCTCAATTAGCTAAGGAAGCTGCCATTAGACAGCAGATTAGGCATGTGCAGGGCGCTTTGAACAGAGGTATTGAGCTTGTAAGCGCTTTGACCAAGGCAGGAAatgttgaggttgagaggTCCGTGGGAGGAATGGCAGCGGCGTTGTTGAGTAGTGTTTTTGCCGCTGGGAGCTTCTTGGTACATGACAGAGCGTTCCATGTCTTCTCT CAACTTGGTAACCTGGCTTCTGAAAGGCTGGCTGAGACTAGGAGATTGTTGATGGCGACCATTTTGCGATTCTCTGAGTCTCCTTTCGTTCCTTCTGACTACCTGGACGAACCTCTCGGCG AGGTCACCACCAGGATCATGCACCAGATCCACTTTATCGCTGCACAGTCTCCCTTGGATAGTACTACCTACTCTCTCACCAGCCTATTGCTCTCCGTGGTCgtggaaagtggaggcgTTGGTGTTGAAGGCCAGAGTGATGAGGCTTTGGAGCAATTGACTTTGGTGGTCGCTATCATTGCTGCGTGTGTTGGAGAGT TCGAAAACGGCGCCTATCCTCGCCTTGAAACTATCCGCGCCCTCTTGCATATTCTCACAACCTACACGAAGCTATCAAAGGATGCTGCATCAGCACTTGCTGACCTCGGTGCCGCTATCAAGGATGTTGCAACTCAAGACGAAATTCGGGAGATGATTGCTGGTACCCTTTCAAAGGAGTCCTATGTACGAAATGCCGCTCTACAGGCTCTTACCCCTGTGGACATTACCGATTTCGATTATCTCGAGGAGCTATGGATCGCCATgcacgacgacgatgagcaGAATGCGAACCTCGCTTCTCACATCTGGGAGGACAATGGCCTCGACTTGCCTGAGAACTACCTGTCTAGTCTTTTAGTTTACTTATGCCACGATTCTGCTGCAGTCAGGTTGGGGACCGCCAAGGCTCTTGCAGAAAGCGCCGATCAGTATCCTCAGCAGGTGAAACCTACCATCAATGGTTTGGAAGAACTCTATGTCGAAAAAGCTAAGTTGCTTGTGCCCGAATATGACCAGTTT GGCATGATTATCCCCGAGACTGTAAATCGTCCTGACCCATGGGAATCTCGTGTCGCGATCGCTGCTGCTCTTGAGAAAATGGCCCCTCTTTTGTCAGTTGACATGATTGCCCCTATCTTTGACTTTCTTATCAAGCAGGAGACTTTGGGTGATCGTCATTCAGCAGTAAGAAGCGGCATGCTTAATGCTGCGATCAAGATTGTCGATCTACACGGCAGGTTGACTGTGACAagtttgatgaagatgtttgAGGATCATCTGGCAGAGAACTTACCGGCCAGTGAAACAAGCGATTACATCAAAGAGGCCGTTGTCATT CTCTTCGGCCGTCTTGCTCGTCATCTTGATTCTACAGACCCTCGTATCCCCAAGGTCGTGGACCGTCTTGTCGAAGCTCTTAACACTCCCTCTGAACTTGTTCAGTCAGCTGTTGCAGACtgtcttccacctcttgTTCGAGACATGGCCGAAGAATGCGAGTACTTGGTCGACCGTCTCTTCTCGACGCTTACCACTGGTGCCAAGTACGCTGCCAGACGTGGAGCTGCTTACGGTCTTGCGGGAGTGGTTAAAGGACGAGGCCTTCAGAGTCTGAAGGAGTACGAATTGATGGACAAATTGAAGGATGCTGCCGAGGATAAGGACAAAAATGCTTATCAGTCCAGACAAGGTGCTCTTTTTGCCTACGAAACTCTCTCCGGGACGCTGGGTAAAGTCTTTGAGCCTTACATCATTGAAATCATTCCCCAGCTTTTGGCCCTGTTTGGTGATGCTAACACCGATGTGCGAGAAGCGACCCAGGACTGTGCCCAGATTATCATGTCTCGTGTTTCTGGACACTGCGTCAAGTTAATGTTGCCCACCCTTTTGGATGCACTGGAGGAAAAACAGTGGAGAACAAAGAAGGGTGCCATTGAGCTTCTTGG TGCAATGGCCTTCTGCGCTCCTCGACAGTTGTCTCTCTCACTCCCTACTATCATCCCCCATCTGACCGGTGTAATCAACGATTCCCACGCACAGGTCAAATCTGCTGCGAACACCAGTTTGAAGCGATTCGGTGAAGTGTTGAACAACCCCGAAATCAAGGCTATCCAGAGCACTCTCATGAAAGCCCTTGCCGACCCTACGGCCAAGACAAACACTGcgctttcttccttgctcaaGACAACCTTCGAGCATTACCTTGATGCCCCTTCTTTGGCCCTGGTCATGCCTATTATTGATCGAGGTTTGCGCCAACGAAGCTCCGAAACCAAACGAAAGTCTGCCCAGATTGTTGGAAATATGGCGTCGCTTACAGAGACCCGTGACCTTGTACCTTATCTTGACCAGCTAATGCCCCTCGTACATGACGTCCTTATCGACCCTGTTCCCGAAGCCCGAGCCACCGCCGCTAAATCTCTTGGTACCCTTGTCGAACGACTGGGTGAGACTAATTTCCCCAATCTCGTCAACGAGTTGCTTCAGACTCTTAGGTCGGACACCAGCGGTGTCGACAGACAAGGGGCGGCTCAGGGTCTCAGTGAAGTGCTTTCTGGTTTGGGTATGGAAAGACTGGAAGGTTTGATGCCAGATATCATCACCAGCACTGCGAGCCCGAGGCCTTACGTGCGAGAAGGTTTTATTTCCCTTTTGGTTTACTTACCAGCCACTTTCGGCCATCGATTTGCCCCACACCTCAGTAGAATTATTCCCCCGGTGCTCAATGGTTTAGCCGACGATTCTGAATATG TTCGCGAAGCGTCTATGCGTGCTGGTAAAATGATTATCGCCAATTACTCAGGAAAGGCCGTTGACTTGCTGTTACCTGAGTTGGAGAAAGGAATGTTGGATCCCTCGTGGCGAATCAGA CAATCCTCGATCTCTCTTACCGGAGAGTTGCTCTACAAGATCACTGGTATTAGTGGCAAGGTTGaactggaggaagaggacgcTCCTACACAATCCGCAGACCATGCCAGGCGAGCTTTGTTGGAGGCACTAGGTGTCGAACGACGAGATAGGGTATTGGCTACTCTTTACATTGTTCGACAGGACGCTGTGGGTGTCGTCAGGCAGGCCTCTATTCATATCTGGAAGGCGCTTGTGCAAA ACACTCCGAGGACCACCAGGGACATCTTGGGCATCCTCATGCAGATTCTCATGTCCCTCTTGGGCAGTTCCCATGTGGAGCAACAAGAG ACTGCATCTCGAACTATTGGAGAACTTTGTCGGAAGAACGGCGAGCGGATCTTCGGCTCCATTATTCCGATTTTGCAAGAGGCAATCTCTTCACCGGACGCCAAAACCAAGGAAGGGGCATGTCTTGCTTTCGCTGATGTCAT GGCTTCTACCAACAAAGACATCATCTCAGAGCACGAAGATGCTATCATCTCATCTATTCGGGCGGCGTTGGTCGACTCTGAGCCTTCTGTCcgtgctgctgctgcaaaGACCTTTGACTCTGCCCAACACTACATGGGTACCAAAGCCATTGATCAAACGATCCCGACTCTTTTGGAGGCTATGCGTCACCCTGGCGAGTCGTCTGAGACTGCTTTGCAAGCCCTACAGGAGGTTATGAGC GTTCGAGCCAATAGCGTTTTCCCAGTTCTCATACCGACTCTTATTGCACAGCCCATCACAGCGTTCAATGCCCGTGCTCTTGGTCAACTCGTCAAGGTCGCAGGCTCAGCTCTCAACAGACGTTTGGATACTGTGCTCAACGCTTTGGTCCTATCcttggaaaaggagacaTCTGAGGAGATCTTAGAAGAGCTGAAGGCCGCAGTTGAGTCGCTATTGAAGTCTGTCGAAGACTCGGAAGGTATCCACCTTTTGGAGATGCTTCTCCTTGGCTG GGCGCGAGATGTCAATCCGACGAGGCGTACTACTGCCTGCAAGATCTTTGGCACCTTCTGTCAAGTCAACGATTCTGACACAACCGAATACCGTATCGACTGGATTCGTGTGCTTATTTCTCTTATGGACGATGACGTCGAAGAAATTGTCACCAGTGCTTGGGAGGCGCTCGATCACTTTGTCAAGACCATTGACAAGAGTGAGCTGGAAGATCTTGTcgttcctcttcgtcgCGCAATCGAGTCAGCTGGTGCTCCCGGACGCCCAGTCCCTGGCTTTTCAAGGCCCAAAGGTGTTCAGTCCATTGTGCCGATTTTGTTGGGCGGTGTACTCAGTGGAACtcaagaacaaaaagaacaaGCCGCTTTGGGTATCGGAGAGCTTGTGCAAAGGACGACGGAGGCCGCCATCAAGCCGTACATCATCCAGCTTGCTGGTCCCCTTATTCGTGTCATTTCTGGTCAGGCCATTGCTCCTCAGATCAAGACCGCTAT CCTTACAACACTCACGGTTCTCCTAGAAGAGGTTCCCCAGCTTGTCAAACCCTTCCACCCTCAGCTTACTCGAACTTTCGTCAAGTCTGCTCAAGACCCTGCAGCTCTTTCTGTGCGAAACAAGGCTGCTTCTGGGTTGGGCGAGTTGATGAAACATCAG CCTCGAGTCGACCCTCTGATCACCGAGCTTATCGGCGGTGTACGATCTGGCGATAGTGACATCGCGCCATCCATGGCCAATGCCCTTGCCGCTGTATGCTCTAGTGCGGGAAAAAATATTGGCGCTGCAGCCAAAGCGTCCATTGTCGAGCTGGTGGAAGAAGCGTTCGAGGAGAAACGAAACGAGAACTACAATCTCGCTATCTCTCGTGTCGTCGCTGGTCTCGCCCAGACAGATCCCCAATGCATCAAGGAGATCATCGACAGTTTCGTTGCCCCCGCTCTTCCCCCCACGCCGTTGGTGAGCGTCATGATTCTTACGGTTCTTGAAGAATCTCCGGATGTGTTCTATGATCTTGACTGTGTGGAGGACATTGTGAGGAGAGTTATGAGCAGCATCAGCGCAGACAGCTCTGCGGCTGCCAGACCTGCAAGGGAGGCCAGAGAActgatgaggaaagggaggtatggggatgatgagaaggTGCAGACCTTGTTGCGGTAG